Proteins found in one Microbacterium sp. LWS13-1.2 genomic segment:
- a CDS encoding sugar ABC transporter permease, with protein sequence MASSIEQNEAIALSAATLVEQQPQRRRPRASGLIRSQRRAGWIMLAPAFLNITIFLGVPLVAAAVLSFTDYGLFSPPIFIGFQNYIDLIQDPDFLVSVVNTIVYTLLVVPLGMALALVGALALNMGIRARSLYRVLFYIPVVTATVSVATVWLWILNPNVGLANEILGLFGLPPSRWLTSPDTALASLAMIGIWQGLGTKMVIYLAALQGVDPALLEAARLDGANNWQTFWNVTWPALGPSHFFVLVTSIIASFQVFDLVYVTTKGGPANSTRVLVYDIYENAFSGLHFGLASAESVFMFILIGIFILAGLRLQKGSSSGH encoded by the coding sequence ATGGCGTCGAGCATCGAACAGAACGAGGCGATCGCGCTGAGCGCGGCGACGCTCGTCGAGCAGCAGCCGCAGCGCCGTCGCCCCCGGGCGAGCGGGCTGATCCGCTCGCAGCGGCGCGCAGGGTGGATCATGTTGGCCCCCGCCTTCCTCAATATCACCATCTTCCTCGGCGTCCCTCTGGTCGCGGCCGCCGTGCTGAGCTTCACCGACTACGGCCTCTTCTCGCCGCCCATCTTCATCGGGTTCCAGAACTACATCGATCTGATCCAGGACCCCGACTTCCTGGTCTCCGTCGTCAACACCATCGTCTACACGCTGCTGGTGGTGCCCCTCGGTATGGCGCTCGCGCTGGTGGGCGCGCTGGCCCTCAATATGGGCATCCGGGCGCGGTCGCTGTATCGCGTGCTGTTCTATATCCCGGTCGTGACCGCGACGGTCTCCGTCGCGACTGTCTGGCTGTGGATCCTCAACCCGAACGTCGGTCTCGCCAACGAGATCCTGGGCCTGTTCGGTCTGCCGCCGTCCAGGTGGCTCACCTCCCCCGACACCGCGCTGGCGTCGCTAGCCATGATCGGCATCTGGCAGGGCCTCGGAACGAAGATGGTGATCTACCTCGCCGCACTCCAAGGCGTCGACCCCGCCCTCCTGGAGGCGGCCCGCCTGGATGGTGCCAACAACTGGCAGACGTTCTGGAACGTGACCTGGCCGGCACTCGGCCCGTCGCACTTCTTCGTGCTCGTCACTTCGATCATCGCCTCGTTCCAGGTGTTCGACCTGGTCTACGTCACCACCAAGGGTGGTCCCGCGAACTCGACTCGCGTCCTGGTCTACGACATCTACGAGAACGCGTTCTCCGGTCTCCACTTCGGGCTGGCGTCGGCGGAGTCGGTGTTCATGTTTATCCTGATCGGCATCTTCATCCTCGCCGGCCTGCGTCTTCAGAAGGGCAGCTCCAGTGGTCACTGA
- a CDS encoding ricin-type beta-trefoil lectin domain protein, whose product MLNVERSQSGWRAWRLRAVVAALVVGSGVAVTPITAQAASAADTALYVAPNGDDSADGSIDAPFRTIEHARDIVRTLNSGMTGDITVYLRGGTYPVRETVQFGAQDSGQNGHRVIYSAYADEVPVLEAGVPVTSWTQHDGNIWEAPLERADKLRALYVDGSRAFMASKTVQSAGCYGTYTVTAGQAPWAWESGSKCDGAAYALGDVPEIPRNAQDMELTTATTWSTAITGIRGVTTSSDGTKRVALFQQPGAAIAQAAAYAPLQATGTHVLSNAYEFLDQPGEFFFDREAQKVYLYAAAGTDPSTASIYAPNNVETVLDISGTDRANRIHDVTFTGITMRHSDWNLTQIDGSSFKQTQQGNTVNLAFTRKNFHVYTYRNIQVEPGAVEVNSASNIDFIRNRVEHTGADGIQFVNDVVDSRIEGNVTNDIGGTALNVGDPQHVYIGDGTSSNGEHYAPNVEGAPTNISVRNNYFYDSAVLFWGSAAISGYFLDTVAFENNRIEKTSWAGISMGWGWHNFDGGTQSVNPGNPTTVARNNSIQRNEIIDTMQFLSDSGPIYTLGSQPGSVIDDNYARGIRPGHTYGLHPDEGSAFITYNDNVIEADRGIRYVINSGTWGYQHDLQIHNTWGPTNSIFDRNVPNSTIDAIRVVPDLVWPLQAYAVAAGAGIQSPYRDILSSVATTADFALPASVLAPEGMPSVAVRGVGDATRTMWLAPAGTTSFATSATMTSAAGDATQIPMPSTNGSYKLYVVDADGTVAGPSNATVVRTGPRAVNQTLTQVSASKCLDLPGATTLNGARPALYTCSGAPNQLFTLTAQSEISVYGNKCLDAASSGTTPGTAVVIWDCNGAATQKWLVNADGTIKATSSSLCLATVNSGTGNGTRVELATCSSTAPAQKWSFPPSPDTVWTPGVATAVSRCVAGAVYVAVTVRNDSDEAITWKATSAWGSKPGSTLAAGKATSATFATRSSTVETGTVDVEVTGSTYGLTRTIKATYPALSCGS is encoded by the coding sequence ATGCTCAATGTCGAGCGTTCCCAATCCGGCTGGCGTGCGTGGCGGCTGAGGGCCGTGGTGGCGGCGTTGGTTGTCGGCTCCGGCGTCGCGGTCACTCCCATCACCGCACAGGCTGCCTCCGCAGCGGACACCGCCCTATACGTCGCACCGAACGGCGATGACTCGGCTGACGGTTCCATCGACGCGCCGTTTCGCACGATCGAGCACGCACGCGACATCGTGCGCACGCTGAACAGTGGCATGACAGGCGACATCACGGTCTACCTGCGTGGCGGGACGTATCCAGTACGCGAGACCGTGCAGTTCGGAGCGCAGGACTCGGGCCAGAACGGCCACCGCGTGATCTATTCGGCGTACGCGGACGAGGTACCCGTGCTCGAGGCCGGGGTGCCGGTGACGAGCTGGACTCAGCACGACGGCAACATCTGGGAGGCGCCGCTGGAGCGTGCCGACAAGCTGCGTGCCCTGTACGTCGACGGATCCCGCGCGTTCATGGCGAGCAAGACGGTACAGTCGGCCGGATGCTACGGCACCTACACGGTGACCGCGGGGCAGGCGCCGTGGGCGTGGGAGTCCGGCTCGAAATGCGACGGCGCGGCGTACGCCCTCGGTGACGTCCCCGAAATCCCTCGGAATGCCCAGGATATGGAGCTGACCACCGCGACGACATGGTCAACGGCGATCACCGGCATCCGCGGCGTGACGACGTCGTCCGACGGGACGAAGCGAGTCGCCCTGTTCCAGCAGCCGGGGGCCGCGATCGCACAGGCCGCCGCCTACGCGCCGCTGCAGGCCACCGGCACGCACGTCCTCTCGAACGCCTACGAGTTCCTTGACCAGCCGGGCGAGTTCTTCTTCGATCGCGAGGCCCAGAAGGTGTACCTGTACGCCGCTGCGGGTACCGACCCGTCGACGGCCTCGATCTACGCACCGAACAACGTCGAGACGGTCCTCGACATATCCGGGACCGACCGGGCTAACCGCATCCATGACGTCACCTTCACCGGCATCACGATGCGCCACTCCGACTGGAACCTCACCCAGATCGACGGATCGTCGTTCAAGCAGACCCAGCAGGGCAACACCGTCAACCTGGCCTTCACTCGGAAGAACTTCCACGTCTACACGTACCGCAACATCCAGGTGGAACCCGGAGCGGTCGAGGTCAACAGCGCGTCGAACATCGACTTCATCCGCAACCGTGTCGAGCACACGGGAGCCGACGGCATCCAGTTCGTGAACGACGTCGTCGACTCGCGCATCGAGGGCAACGTCACGAACGACATCGGGGGCACTGCACTCAATGTCGGCGACCCACAGCACGTGTACATCGGCGACGGCACGTCGAGCAATGGCGAACATTACGCGCCGAACGTTGAGGGCGCCCCGACGAACATCTCGGTGCGCAACAACTATTTCTACGACAGTGCGGTGCTGTTCTGGGGCTCGGCTGCGATCTCGGGATACTTCCTGGACACCGTCGCCTTCGAGAACAACCGTATTGAGAAGACCTCCTGGGCGGGCATTTCGATGGGCTGGGGATGGCACAACTTCGACGGAGGCACCCAGTCGGTCAACCCGGGTAACCCGACGACTGTGGCGCGCAACAACAGCATCCAGCGCAACGAGATCATCGACACGATGCAGTTCCTGAGTGACTCCGGTCCCATATACACCCTCGGCAGCCAGCCAGGCAGCGTGATCGACGACAACTACGCCCGCGGCATCCGCCCAGGACACACGTACGGCCTGCACCCCGACGAAGGATCGGCGTTTATCACATACAACGACAACGTCATCGAAGCCGATCGTGGCATCAGGTACGTCATCAACTCCGGCACCTGGGGCTACCAGCACGATCTGCAGATCCACAACACGTGGGGGCCGACTAACTCGATCTTCGACCGGAACGTCCCGAACAGCACCATCGACGCCATCCGGGTCGTGCCCGACTTGGTGTGGCCACTCCAGGCCTACGCCGTCGCCGCCGGGGCAGGTATACAGTCGCCGTACCGCGACATCCTCTCCTCCGTCGCGACGACCGCGGACTTCGCTCTGCCGGCTAGCGTCCTGGCACCGGAGGGGATGCCGTCGGTGGCGGTGCGCGGCGTCGGCGACGCGACCCGGACGATGTGGCTGGCGCCCGCGGGGACGACATCGTTCGCGACATCGGCCACGATGACCTCGGCTGCCGGAGACGCCACACAGATCCCGATGCCGTCGACGAACGGCAGCTACAAGCTCTACGTCGTCGACGCAGACGGGACCGTCGCCGGCCCCTCGAACGCGACGGTCGTACGCACGGGACCGCGCGCGGTCAATCAGACGCTCACCCAGGTCTCCGCGAGCAAGTGCCTCGACCTGCCCGGCGCCACCACTCTGAACGGAGCCCGGCCCGCGCTGTATACATGCAGCGGCGCGCCGAATCAGTTGTTCACCCTCACCGCGCAATCGGAGATCAGCGTCTACGGCAACAAGTGCCTGGATGCCGCGAGCAGCGGAACGACTCCGGGAACCGCCGTCGTCATCTGGGACTGCAACGGCGCCGCGACGCAGAAGTGGCTCGTGAACGCTGACGGCACGATCAAAGCAACGTCGTCGAGTCTGTGCCTGGCGACCGTGAACTCCGGCACGGGCAACGGGACGCGCGTGGAACTCGCCACCTGTTCGTCGACGGCGCCCGCCCAGAAGTGGAGCTTCCCGCCGTCGCCCGACACCGTGTGGACCCCGGGCGTTGCCACTGCCGTCAGCCGCTGCGTGGCAGGCGCCGTCTATGTCGCCGTCACCGTGCGGAACGATTCGGACGAAGCCATCACGTGGAAGGCCACCTCCGCATGGGGTTCCAAGCCGGGGTCGACGTTGGCCGCGGGCAAGGCGACCTCGGCCACCTTCGCCACGAGGTCGTCCACGGTGGAGACCGGCACTGTCGACGTCGAGGTCACGGGCAGCACGTACGGTCTGACGCGCACGATCAAAGCCACCTATCCCGCGCTTTCCTGCGGTAGCTGA
- a CDS encoding carbohydrate ABC transporter permease, which produces MVTEVIRYASSRRNVGSYIGRALLYITLTLGAVAMVVPFVWMILTSLKSPAEVTTFSWFPAELHWDNYAEAMSAAPFIDYFRNSLILTIGQTLLTLVFATAAGYALAQLPIRGRGMLLGYVIVLLMVPFQVVIVPLFLVVKQIPLFGGNDIFGQGGNGWLDSWWGLIVPLAMGPLYIFLARQFFVTLPPELGEAARIDGVNEFGIFARIMVPLVRPALVTIAVFQIEAAWNSFIWPLVSTRSQDLRPLQLGLAIFAQDPLNIQWTYLMAGATLATLPMILLFILAQRYFVQGLANAGLKG; this is translated from the coding sequence GTGGTCACTGAAGTCATCCGCTACGCAAGCAGCCGCCGAAACGTCGGCTCTTACATTGGTCGCGCGCTGCTTTACATCACTCTCACACTCGGTGCCGTCGCGATGGTCGTGCCCTTCGTCTGGATGATCCTCACATCGCTGAAGTCCCCCGCCGAGGTGACCACATTCAGTTGGTTTCCCGCGGAGCTGCATTGGGACAACTATGCCGAGGCGATGAGCGCCGCACCGTTCATCGACTACTTCCGCAACAGCCTCATCCTCACCATCGGGCAGACGCTGCTGACCCTGGTCTTCGCCACGGCCGCCGGCTACGCGCTCGCCCAGCTGCCGATCCGCGGGCGCGGCATGCTGCTCGGCTACGTCATCGTACTGCTCATGGTGCCGTTCCAGGTGGTCATCGTGCCTCTCTTTCTCGTCGTCAAGCAGATCCCGCTGTTCGGGGGCAACGACATCTTCGGGCAGGGTGGCAACGGGTGGCTCGACAGCTGGTGGGGTCTCATCGTCCCGCTTGCTATGGGACCGCTCTACATCTTTCTCGCCCGGCAGTTCTTCGTCACGCTGCCACCCGAGCTCGGCGAGGCAGCCCGCATCGACGGCGTCAACGAGTTCGGCATCTTCGCACGCATCATGGTGCCGCTGGTTCGCCCTGCTCTGGTGACGATCGCCGTCTTTCAGATCGAGGCGGCCTGGAACAGCTTCATCTGGCCGCTGGTGTCCACCCGCTCGCAGGACCTCCGCCCGCTCCAGCTCGGCTTGGCGATCTTCGCCCAGGACCCGCTCAATATCCAATGGACCTACCTCATGGCCGGCGCCACCCTGGCCACTCTGCCGATGATCCTCCTGTTCATCCTCGCCCAGCGCTACTTCGTGCAGGGACTGGCCAACGCCGGGCTCAAAGGATGA
- a CDS encoding LacI family DNA-binding transcriptional regulator, with the protein MARAAERAPRLTDVARLAGVSPATASRALHGTDRDVREENRQKVLAAAQSLGYAPNIAARAFAQGRTRGVSLIVGAVPDDYANPIVAGVMAATSRRNLPVTITPAGDDVDSMVAQIQQVRGMRSEILLLAGGRHASDRANPALIDALKRFESEGGRAVVMSQPGLPFDTVSYDNFGGGHDMAVALRGLGYDRFAVISGQMHAMTQRDRVQGFIAGLQESGVELSPDRLLTGGFTRDGAYAMTGELLRRGIAVDAIFAGNDSMALGAMTFLRDANQQGKIAVAGFDDMVALRDVTPSLTTVHLPWDEVAEHALGMAMLPRQKDPRSVMVRGHVVVRESTPACAVTTA; encoded by the coding sequence ATGGCACGCGCTGCGGAACGCGCTCCCCGACTTACCGACGTCGCCCGATTGGCGGGTGTGTCCCCGGCGACGGCGAGCCGGGCTCTACACGGAACGGACCGGGATGTGCGGGAAGAGAACCGCCAGAAGGTGCTCGCTGCGGCGCAGTCGCTCGGTTATGCCCCCAACATCGCCGCTCGTGCGTTCGCGCAGGGCAGGACGCGGGGGGTGTCCCTCATCGTGGGAGCAGTGCCCGACGACTACGCCAACCCGATCGTGGCAGGTGTGATGGCCGCGACCAGCCGGCGCAATCTCCCAGTGACGATCACGCCCGCGGGCGACGACGTCGACTCGATGGTGGCACAGATCCAGCAGGTGCGCGGGATGCGGTCCGAGATCCTTCTCCTCGCCGGCGGGCGACACGCCAGCGACCGCGCCAATCCGGCGCTCATTGACGCGCTGAAGCGCTTCGAATCCGAAGGCGGTCGTGCCGTGGTGATGTCGCAGCCTGGGCTCCCGTTCGACACGGTCAGCTACGACAACTTCGGCGGCGGTCACGACATGGCCGTGGCGTTGCGGGGGCTGGGATATGACCGGTTCGCGGTGATCTCAGGGCAGATGCATGCCATGACCCAACGCGACAGGGTGCAGGGGTTCATCGCCGGCCTTCAGGAATCCGGTGTCGAGCTCAGCCCCGACCGTCTGCTCACCGGCGGTTTCACCCGCGATGGCGCATACGCGATGACAGGGGAATTGCTGCGGCGGGGAATTGCCGTTGATGCGATCTTCGCTGGGAATGACTCGATGGCGCTGGGAGCCATGACGTTTCTTCGGGACGCGAATCAGCAGGGGAAGATCGCGGTCGCTGGTTTCGACGACATGGTCGCGCTTCGCGACGTCACCCCGTCTCTGACCACCGTGCATCTGCCGTGGGACGAAGTCGCCGAGCACGCGCTGGGAATGGCGATGCTGCCCCGTCAGAAGGACCCGCGCTCGGTGATGGTTCGCGGCCATGTCGTGGTGCGTGAGAGCACTCCCGCCTGCGCCGTGACGACCGCCTAA
- a CDS encoding extracellular solute-binding protein, with the protein MENRKHSRLLGFAMAGVAALTLTACSGGSGTTLSATENPEDVSGTLRVLVPSFPASNEGTAAFDAIVEVFQETYPNVEVEPDFATFGNLNEKISTSIAGGQPYDVLVTGVGWIPPFASQKAFLDLGQFGVTPDTLAEEANPAVVPAVEYNNSVYAYPLVMGPKPLALSRSAFEEAGLDPDSPPTNLNELADAAERLTVREASGKITRAGFDFWAGPGEYRQDFVALLGALGHDLYDGGQPNFDNAQGEEALDWIGEMINDRKVVDFGQKSASGAPLLYTKEAAMGFVGGYIDCAAVTQEVCDDLVFFNLDDEREAMFSGGQLASIGSTTRLPEAAWGFIEAMSTPEAEASIAKLNFAVPAAADAGDSEIVQGNPASTFAYENLDNVVFEGGAENWLDLRNVFATELDKAILGQESSADVLAGLSEQSK; encoded by the coding sequence GTGGAGAATCGTAAGCACAGCAGGCTTCTCGGCTTCGCCATGGCTGGCGTTGCCGCACTCACTCTCACCGCCTGCTCGGGCGGCAGCGGTACGACACTCTCAGCCACCGAGAATCCTGAAGACGTCTCGGGAACGCTCCGCGTCCTCGTGCCTAGCTTTCCGGCAAGCAATGAAGGCACGGCCGCGTTCGACGCGATCGTGGAAGTCTTCCAGGAGACCTATCCGAACGTGGAGGTCGAACCCGACTTCGCCACGTTCGGCAACTTGAACGAGAAGATCTCGACCTCGATCGCCGGTGGCCAACCGTACGACGTCCTCGTCACCGGTGTCGGCTGGATCCCTCCGTTCGCGTCGCAGAAGGCGTTCCTCGACCTCGGTCAGTTCGGCGTCACACCCGACACACTCGCAGAGGAGGCGAACCCTGCTGTCGTGCCCGCCGTCGAGTACAACAACTCCGTCTACGCCTACCCGCTGGTGATGGGCCCCAAGCCTCTCGCCCTCAGCCGGTCGGCGTTCGAGGAGGCGGGCCTCGACCCCGACTCGCCGCCCACCAACCTTAATGAGCTGGCTGACGCTGCGGAGCGGCTGACCGTCCGCGAGGCCAGCGGCAAGATCACGCGCGCTGGATTCGATTTCTGGGCCGGGCCCGGCGAGTACCGGCAAGACTTCGTCGCGCTCCTCGGTGCGCTCGGCCACGACCTGTACGACGGCGGCCAGCCCAACTTCGACAACGCGCAGGGCGAAGAGGCGCTGGACTGGATCGGCGAGATGATCAATGACCGCAAGGTCGTCGACTTCGGCCAGAAGTCCGCGTCTGGTGCACCGCTGCTGTATACCAAGGAAGCGGCGATGGGCTTCGTCGGCGGGTACATCGACTGTGCGGCCGTCACCCAGGAGGTCTGCGACGATCTCGTCTTCTTCAACCTGGACGACGAGCGCGAAGCGATGTTCTCAGGTGGCCAGCTCGCGTCGATCGGCTCAACCACGAGGCTTCCCGAAGCCGCATGGGGCTTCATCGAGGCGATGTCGACGCCAGAGGCCGAGGCCAGCATCGCGAAGCTGAACTTCGCCGTGCCCGCCGCGGCGGATGCCGGCGACAGCGAGATCGTGCAGGGCAACCCCGCGAGCACGTTTGCGTACGAGAACCTCGACAACGTCGTGTTCGAGGGTGGCGCCGAAAACTGGCTGGACCTGCGGAACGTGTTCGCCACTGAACTGGACAAGGCGATCCTCGGCCAGGAGTCGTCCGCGGACGTGCTGGCCGGTCTGTCCGAGCAGTCCAAGTAA
- a CDS encoding hydroxyacid dehydrogenase: MTTPHELRTPVIPDDAGRPRVTNEGKRTPVLSERRRVRAAFGMSPELAPFVFGPDERTRLSALLDIDIDDPRGVQAADAAASDVELLITGWGAPILDERALNRFPSLRAIVHWGGGIDFLNTAAAARRELQVSSGRWANAIPVAEYTVAMITLAAKGAFGASELYRREQRFIDREAEFPHTGLAGTNVGIIGASTIGALVIKKLQDYDVQVLVYDPFLPAPQAEELGVELIDDLRELARRSRILSIHAPDIPQTRRMVSRSVLASLPDDATLINTARGALVDQGALVDELSTGRISAVLDVTEPDVLPVGHPLYALPNVFLTPHLAGSMGNELRRLGASAVREVERFVAGTPFAHAIPTHAFLPLASHPSSEPSSARAE; the protein is encoded by the coding sequence ATGACCACGCCTCATGAGCTGCGCACGCCGGTCATTCCCGACGACGCCGGGCGCCCACGCGTCACCAACGAGGGGAAGCGGACACCGGTTTTGTCCGAACGTCGGCGCGTCAGGGCCGCGTTCGGAATGTCCCCGGAGCTCGCCCCCTTCGTGTTCGGGCCCGACGAGCGGACGCGATTGTCGGCTCTGCTTGACATCGACATCGACGACCCGCGAGGTGTCCAGGCTGCCGATGCTGCAGCCAGCGACGTGGAGCTGCTCATCACCGGGTGGGGAGCACCGATTCTCGACGAGCGGGCGCTGAACCGGTTCCCGAGCTTGCGGGCGATCGTGCACTGGGGCGGAGGCATTGACTTCCTCAACACCGCGGCCGCCGCCCGCCGCGAGCTCCAGGTGTCCTCGGGCCGCTGGGCCAACGCCATCCCCGTCGCCGAGTACACCGTCGCCATGATCACGCTGGCGGCGAAGGGCGCGTTCGGTGCTTCCGAGCTGTACCGACGCGAGCAGCGGTTCATCGACCGGGAGGCGGAGTTCCCGCACACGGGCCTCGCCGGAACCAATGTCGGCATCATCGGCGCATCGACCATCGGTGCCCTGGTCATCAAGAAGCTGCAGGATTATGACGTCCAGGTGCTGGTGTACGACCCCTTCCTCCCTGCGCCGCAGGCAGAGGAACTCGGAGTCGAGCTCATCGACGACCTCCGAGAACTCGCGCGGCGCAGCCGTATCCTGTCGATCCACGCCCCCGACATCCCGCAGACACGCCGCATGGTATCTCGCAGCGTTCTGGCATCGCTGCCCGACGACGCCACGCTCATCAACACGGCGCGAGGCGCGCTGGTTGACCAAGGGGCACTCGTGGATGAACTGTCCACCGGCCGGATCTCCGCGGTGCTGGATGTCACCGAGCCTGATGTACTTCCTGTCGGACACCCGCTGTACGCCTTGCCGAACGTGTTCCTTACGCCGCATCTGGCCGGCTCGATGGGCAACGAGCTGCGACGGCTCGGCGCGTCAGCCGTCCGCGAGGTCGAACGATTCGTGGCGGGGACACCCTTCGCACATGCCATCCCGACGCATGCCTTCCTTCCGCTGGCGTCTCACCCATCCAGCGAACCGTCCAGCGCCCGAGCGGAGTGA